CTTTTCCTAATGACGATATCCGTGGGATGCGTGAAAGTTAGATTTGGGCTACCAAAAGCCTTTATAATCTCCTTCTCGCCATTAACCTCGATGATGACCGTTATTTCAGCATTAGGTTTTCTCGCAATCTCCTTAAAACTTTGGCTTAAATCCCTTGCAGCCTTATTGGCTCTAACAGCTATTATACAATCACCTCTCTCGGTTAAGTATGCCTCTCTCGTTACTTCAAATGTCGTTTCATGAGTTGACCTTATGAGTTTATGTCCAAAAGCAATTATTTCCTCTGTCTCCTCCAAGCGTCAACACCATTAGGTAATATTGTGATATTTGTATAAGTCACAGAAAATTAATATTTTAGGTTTAGGTCCCCTTATTTACGAGGGATGCGTAAAAATGATATCATCTAACATTTTTAGGGCTTATGATATACGTGGCATTTATGGTCTAGACATAAATGAGGATGTGGCCAAATTAATAGGGAAAGCTATAGCGGCATATGCTGGTGACAAGTATAAGACCTTTGTTGTCGGTAGGGATGTTAGATTGAGCAGTAAGCCTCTTTGTGATGCATTAGTAAGCGGGATGATTTCGGGAGGATTAAATGTTGAAGATATAGGTGTTGTGACAACGCCGCTACTATATTTTGCCACAAAATATTATGGTATGAATGGCGGAGTTATGATTTCAGCATCGCATAATCCACCAGAATGGAACGGATTCAAAATACTGCTTGATAAAGGGTTTATATGTATGGGTATGGGCATGGAGGATCTCAGAGACATAGCGCTTAAAGGTTTATTTAGGGAAATGAAGCCTGGAACCGTTAAAATTAACCCTAATGCCATAAAAGATTACGAGGAATATATTTCTGAGAAGATAAATATTAATGAAGGCTTTAAGATCGCTGTTGATCCAGGCGGCGGATCATGCACTGTACTTATACCGGAGATCTATGAGAGGGTTAATGTAAATGCTCATACGATATATGGTGAACCGGATGGAACATTCTCAAAGCATCCCCCTGAACCTAACGAGGAGACTCTAAGGGAGCTTAGGGGATTAATCCTAGAGAGAAAAGCTGATTTTGGTGTTGGCTTCGATGCGGATGGTGACAGAGCTATTTTTATTGATGATAAGGGGCATGTAGTTCCAAGCAACCTCATTTTAGCATTATTATCTAAGCATTACTTGAGTAAGAATAGGGGTGCAGCTATAGTTTATGAGGTTAGTTGTTCAATGACAGTCGAGGAGACCATAAAGGCTTATGGTGGAAAACCTATCTTAAGTCGCGTCGGGCACACGTATATTTATGATAAAATGATACGTGAGAACGCTGTTTTGGGCGGGGAGACAAGTGGACACTTCTATTTTAGGGATGTTTATTGCTTTGATGATGCGATATATGCAAGCCTTAAAGTCGCTGAAGCCATATCTGAAGATGGGAGAAAACTTTCAGAGATAATCGATTCTCTGCCAAGATACCCGCAGATACCAGCTAAGAGTTATGATTGCCCGGATGAGAAGAAGTTTAGGGTTGTTGATGAATTAGCGGAGGAATTCAATTCTCTCGGATATAAGACGATAACTATTGATGGGGTTAAAGTTATCACTGATGATGGATGGTTCCTTATAAGACCATCAAACACTCAGCCGCTAATAAGACTCACCGTTGAAGGTAAAGATGAAGAAAAGCTTAAAAAACTAGCTTCGTTCGCTGAAGAATCAATCCTTAGAAAGATTAGAGAGTCTCTATAAGACTCTATTAGTCTTTATTGGGAACCTTAATAGGGCGGCCACTCCGCCAAGTGATCTCAATTTTGCCCCAGCCTCATGCTCGACGCTAATTATTTTAACTTTCCCATTCATAGATTCAACATTACGCATAAGATTCTCTAGTGTGGCTATTTCTTCCTCAGAGGATTCCCTAAGCTTTTCATCGGTCACTAATATTTCTTCAATGGCTCCTAGAGAGCTAGCTTTCTCAACCTCACTTAACCCGTAAGCTACGTCGCCTCTCCCCATGCCTAAGCGTTTAAGAACTTCCTCAACAGCTGATGTTTCTTCAATTATCCTGGCATGCTTAATGGCTTTGGACAATATGCCTGACCGCATAGCTTCATAAATTCCAGCTTTACCAGAGCTATTCACGCTCTTCACGTCAATAATTTTACTATGGATATTTGGATCATTCTCCCTTAGAAACCTCATGAAGTCATCTTTAATGAAGCCTAATCCGATAACGATTAACGGATTATCCACCAAGCTAATTAGGTTTTTTAAGGCTGTTAAAGCTGCCTTAAACATATTGTTAATTATCCTTAAGCGCTCACCCTCCACATATTTTCCAGGCAGGCTTACCTCTTCTTCAGCTATTATGTCCAAGCCAAAGCCCCTTAAAACCGCAATACAGTATCCTTCATCATCTATTGATATGATTATTATTGGCGGCGTTTTTCTTGAAGCCGCGTTCTCCAGCTGCTCAATATGATGATTTAACCAATGCTCTTTAATTATTGTAAGTGGAGTATTCAGGGTTATATTTAGCGTATGATGTGAACCTAAAGCCCCAATATCCTCCGGGGCATCACAAACTATTCCGTGAATTCTAAGACGGTTAAGGCTCCTATCCCATAAAACCTTCTCAATCTTTAAGCCTAGAACAACCGATATACGCCTACCCTTTTCAGGTCTCTCATACCGCTCACCTAGGCGAATCACACGGGTTGTTCTAGCGTATGCGAGATCCCCCTTCTGAATTAAATTATAAAGAGACCATAAATCATCAAGAAATTCTGGCAGAACCGTGACTCTTCCATGCTTATAATCCTTCTCCAGAATCTTCATTAAATAAACCCTCGATTTTTAGATCATCACGACATGTAGATCTAAACTGAAAATATCAAAACCCCTTTTAAATTTTCTGTTTTTCCTAAATACTTAAAAATGTTCCTTAGGTTAGTGATCTCTTGAAGATGAGTGAGAAATATATCACCATTAATTTCAGTCTAGTTCTAGGAGCGTTTATTCAGAGACTTAATCGATTTATGGCTTTAGTTGAAGTTAATGGTGAAAAATATTATGCGCATTTACCCAACTCTGGCAGACTTAAGACTGTGCTCTATAGTAACGTGCCAGTTTACCTTAAAGTATGTAGGAAACCATATAGAAAAAGCAATTGCACAATTTTCAAACTTTTTGGCTAGGGAGGCTATTAGGCTTGGTCTATTCGGTGACTTCGTAGGCTATAGGGTTATTAAAGGGGGGTTGGCTTAAATAATGGGCTAGAGGTTAAATTAGATTTAATGCTTGAGAGAGACTCGAATAGATTCTATATTGAGGTTAAAAGTGTAACTCACGTTGTAGATAATGTTGCTCTCTTCCCAGAGGCCCCAACACATAGGGGGAGAAAGCATATCCTACAATTAACCTCGCTCTTAAGGAGGGGATTTAGGGCTGGGCTAATATTTTCAGTACAGAGACCTGATGCCGTAATTATGAAGCCCAATATTGAGATTGACCCGGAATTCTCAAATTTACTAAAAGAAGCCTTTAGAGGGGGTCTAAGAATATTTACGCTTAAATCAACATTTAAGCCGCCTGAAACTATAAAAATTGAATCTAATGAGCCACCATTCGCCTTTTAAGTTTATTTTTAAGATTAATTCCCTTTAAGGAGCCTCTCCTCATCCTCTATTATCTCTTCTGACACCAAATACTTGATTAACTCATTGCTTATAACTGGTCTCCCATCTTTTAGCGGATACATGTATGGTAAGTATATTTCAGCTCTCTCATTAAGTCTTATATGGAGCCCTCTTTTAACAGATATATTCTCCAGCCTAATCCCTTCGCTTACAAGCTTAGCGACATAAATCGCCCCATCAATAGAAAACTGCCCTCTACCAATATTTCTAGAGAGGGCTGCTGGAACCCTAGAAGTTATCAGCTTCCTTGTTCTCCCCTTAGGTGGATGATCACCTAGAATACCGCCGATAATAATGGCATCAATACCTGTAAAATCTTCAGGTTTAAGTCTTTCAGACGCTTTTGGATCAAGAATAACTATCTTATCCTGGCTAAAAATATCAATGAAACTCTCGCTTTTAACAATACCAAGCTCAGAAAGAATTTCAAAATCCTCTAATCTCTTAACGTTCGTGAAGACCAGTTTATCTCTACCAACAATTCTAGATGCGTTCACATACTCAAAATAAAGCCATTTACTAATTTCAGGCTCCAAATGCTCAATCACAAATAACATAAAGATCCCACAATTCTAAATCTTAAGGTCCAAAATTCACTCCCACAAATCACATATCTAAAATTAAATATGCACATTTATATATAACACGGTATTCTCAAAACCTACATAAACCTTAATTAACTCATAAAAATTTCTTATAGGGGCCTAGAGGAATTGAAAACCCCGACCCCCGGGTTAAAAGCCCAAATTAAGCCTATTTCTTGGAATGAAATGAGAAATGACTTTCTTGTTTGGAGAAGGGATTCAGCCGTGTTTATGTGAAAGATTTGATTTATGCGCTTGACAAGCACAGCCCAATTATCCGTTCTATTGAGGATGTTAATAGGTTGTTCGCCAGCTGCTTTCCGGGGGAGCGGCATTTAGGTTTACAGCTCGAAATCTCCTAAGGTATTGTAGGCTTCACGGCTGGAGTGAAGAGAAGATAAACAGGCTTCTTAAAGTTATGCCTCCGACACCGTAGTCAAACCCAGATAGTAGGGTTCCGAAAGAAGAGCAAATAATCAGTTTCTTAAGGGCCTTGAAGAAAGAAAAGGTGAGGTTATCAGGCCTTCTACAATTTGATTCTTGATTCAGCTATTAGACCAGCTCGCGCGGTCGAGGTTCTGGCTGGCTTCAACAAAAAAGAACTTGAGGAGATAGACTCCGGCATATTCAAGTATCATGTTTCAATTGAATGGAGAGAGAAGCATACATTCATATGCTTCATAACAAAAGCACATTAAGGCTTATCGAAAAGATGAATAAGTGCCTAAGCCTAAGCGCCTCTAAGGTCTTCCAGAAGAGACGCAAATTATTGAGATCTAAACTCATCCAGAAATTCGCTTATAATATGATGCGGAAGAATTGGTTAATAGGGATATTGCGGATTTCATTAGCAGGCGGAGGCCTGAGGGAGCGGGGCCTAAACATTATTGTCGAGCAATACCCAAAATATGCCGCATACCTAAAGATACTTCGGGAAAAGGCTGATTTATGAATATCGTAAAGCAAACTAAACCCTCTTTTTCCCATAAAACCATTATCCATGGTTGACAGGTTTCAAAAACTTTGTGGAAAAAGAAAGCGGTAAAAATGCTGAAAATAATGGCATTTTAAATCGGATTCCAAATGGCATTAGAGTAAACTTCTACACTTTCGATTAAGCACTTTATAACGGGCGCTTTGCTTTTGGCAAAAATATGACCGCTCATTTATAAGCTTATGCCTGTTTTAATTCGCCTTTTATTCTCCAGCTTAAGGAGCAAGATGAGTAGCCGGATATCGAGTAG
The Candidatus Bathyarchaeia archaeon DNA segment above includes these coding regions:
- a CDS encoding DUF371 domain-containing protein, whose protein sequence is MEETEEIIAFGHKLIRSTHETTFEVTREAYLTERGDCIIAVRANKAARDLSQSFKEIARKPNAEITVIIEVNGEKEIIKAFGSPNLTFTHPTDIVIRKSSYICGRTVAIRADKAACDLSRRLIEKLRNPENKVKIILVART
- a CDS encoding mRNA surveillance protein pelota, which codes for MKILEKDYKHGRVTVLPEFLDDLWSLYNLIQKGDLAYARTTRVIRLGERYERPEKGRRISVVLGLKIEKVLWDRSLNRLRIHGIVCDAPEDIGALGSHHTLNITLNTPLTIIKEHWLNHHIEQLENAASRKTPPIIIISIDDEGYCIAVLRGFGLDIIAEEEVSLPGKYVEGERLRIINNMFKAALTALKNLISLVDNPLIVIGLGFIKDDFMRFLRENDPNIHSKIIDVKSVNSSGKAGIYEAMRSGILSKAIKHARIIEETSAVEEVLKRLGMGRGDVAYGLSEVEKASSLGAIEEILVTDEKLRESSEEEIATLENLMRNVESMNGKVKIISVEHEAGAKLRSLGGVAALLRFPIKTNRVL
- a CDS encoding phosphomannomutase/phosphoglucomutase, with amino-acid sequence MYKSQKINILGLGPLIYEGCVKMISSNIFRAYDIRGIYGLDINEDVAKLIGKAIAAYAGDKYKTFVVGRDVRLSSKPLCDALVSGMISGGLNVEDIGVVTTPLLYFATKYYGMNGGVMISASHNPPEWNGFKILLDKGFICMGMGMEDLRDIALKGLFREMKPGTVKINPNAIKDYEEYISEKININEGFKIAVDPGGGSCTVLIPEIYERVNVNAHTIYGEPDGTFSKHPPEPNEETLRELRGLILERKADFGVGFDADGDRAIFIDDKGHVVPSNLILALLSKHYLSKNRGAAIVYEVSCSMTVEETIKAYGGKPILSRVGHTYIYDKMIRENAVLGGETSGHFYFRDVYCFDDAIYASLKVAEAISEDGRKLSEIIDSLPRYPQIPAKSYDCPDEKKFRVVDELAEEFNSLGYKTITIDGVKVITDDGWFLIRPSNTQPLIRLTVEGKDEEKLKKLASFAEESILRKIRESL